A region of Chelonia mydas isolate rCheMyd1 chromosome 7, rCheMyd1.pri.v2, whole genome shotgun sequence DNA encodes the following proteins:
- the PTPDC1 gene encoding protein tyrosine phosphatase domain-containing protein 1 isoform X2, translating to MAAGVLLQNELPYCSLVKSSAYLATMSSGNSRRPTAKYTKVGERLRHVIPGHMQCSMACGGRACKYENPARWSDQEQAIKGLYSSWITDNIVAMARPSTEIIEKYNIIEQFQRCDIKTIINLQRPGEHASCGNPLEQESGFTYLPEAFMEDEIYFYNFGWKDYGVASLTTILDMVKVMAFALQEGRVAVHCHAGLGRTGVLIACYLVFATRMTADQAILFVRAKRPNSIQTRGQLVCVREFTQFLIPLRNVFACCEPKAHAVTLSQYLIRQRHLLHGYESRHLKYVPKLIHLVCKLLLDLAENRQVIEEELLDMPDLSSEIEEAVSQLDSTQLDKELTRQNSDSSEPFAHSVVENVTFETQDSVFSHEHKYDPLWKRRNVECLQPLTHSKRRLSYSDSDLRRTAFLLEQGETPWTVPAQVPLFDKLKQQNTREHFLSAGIQTPQLDLNKEALVRSTFIFWSQGKFSLNGQNSFYTRKSPKEVQRSKTFSSGFERVHNDREARTPKRSFAKEIGHRKERETNVYGRRICASEDSDNSALEEESSIGYESQDSKDLLEAVPYIVLQSELSLDARRILAAKALANLNEFMEEEEVKQKVEMWQKELNSRDGAWDRICAERDPFVLCSLMWSWIEQLKEPVITKEDIDMLSKKCTELPETLNLLEKEQYQTILCIFHCVVNLQTIPADVEEALLTRAIKAFTKTSVDSENGPQVYNTLRKVFKQTLEAKRKEAKKETDNPS from the exons ATGGCTGCAGGGGTCTTGCTGCAAAATGAATTGCCTTATTGTTCATTGGTAAAGAGCAGTGCATATCTTGCAACTATGAGTTCAG GAAATTCAAGGCGTCCAACTGCAAAATATACTAAGGTAGGGGAACGCCTTCGCCATGTCATTCCTGGACATATGCAATGTTCGATGGCATGTGGTGGACGTGCTTGCAAGTATGAAAACCCAGCTCGATGGAGTGACCAAGAGCAAGCCATTAAAGGACTTTACTCTTCCTG GATAACAGATAACATAGTGGCCATGGCTCGACCCTCAACAGAAATTATTGAGAAGTATAACATTATTGAACAGTTTCAAAG GTGTGACATAAAAACAATAATTAACCTTCAGCGTCCTGGGGAGCATGCTAGCTGTGGGAATCCACTGGAACAAGAAAGTGGCTTTACCTACCTTCCTGAAGCTTTCATGGAGGATGAAA tttatttttataattttggatGGAAGGATTATGGCGTGGCATCTCTCACGACGATACTGGATATGGTAAAAGTGATGGCTTTTGCCTTGCAGGAAGGGAGGGTAGCTGTTCATTGTCATGCAGGACTTGGCCGAACAG GTGTTTTAATAGCTTGTTACTTAGTTTTTGCAACAAGAATGACTGCAGATCAAGCAATTCTTTTTGTTAGGGCAAAAAGGCCTAATTCTATTCAAACCAGAGGACAGTTAGTGTGTGTAAGAGAATTCACTCAATTTTTGATCCCTCTAAGAAATGTGTTTGCTTGCTGCGAGCCGAAAGCACATGCGGTTACTCTGTCCCAGTATCTGATCCGTCAGAGGCATCTGCTCCACGGTTATGAGAGTAGACATCTCAAGTATGTGCCAAAACTTATTCATCTAGTTTGCAAGCTGCTATTGGACTTGGCTGAAAACAGGCAAGTGATAGAGGAGGAATTGTTAGATATGCCAGATCTCTCTTCTGAAATTGAAGAGGCTGTTTCTCAGTTGGACTCTACACAGCTAGATAAAGAGTTAACAAGACAGAACAGTGACTCATCAGAGCCATTCGCCCACTCAGTAGTGGAAAATGTCACTTTTGAGACCCAGGATTCTGTTTTCTCCCATGAACACAAATATGATCCTCTTTGGAAGAGGCGGAATGTTGAATGCCTTCAGCCTTTGACTCATTCAAAAAGACGTCTAAGCTATAGTGACTCAGATTTAAGGAGAACTGCATTTCTCTTGGAACAAGGAGAAACTCCATGGACAGTGCCTGCACAAGTACCACTCTTTGACAAACTTAAGCAGCAGAACACTAGGGAACATTTTCTCTCTGCAGGCATTCAGACTCCTCAGCTGGATTTAAACAAAGAGGCCTTAGTTCGTAGTACATTTATTTTCTGGAGTCAAGGTAAATTCAGTTTAAATGGACAAAACAGTTTCTATACAAGAAAATCTCCAAAAGAAGTGCAGCGTAGTAAAACATTTTCCTCAGGTTTTGAACGTGTACACAATGACAGGGAAGCAAGAACACCAAAACGTAGTTTTGCAAAGGAAATTGGCCACAGAAAGGAGCGAGAGACTAATGTGTATGGCAGAAGAATTTGTGCATCGGAGGACTCTGATAATTCTGCTTTAGAAGAAGAATCATCTATTGGATATGAAAGTCAAGATAGTAAAGATCTATTGGAAGCAGTTCCGTACATTGTTTTGCAATCAGAATTAAGTCTGGACGCACGAAGAATTTTGGCAGCTAAAGCTCTTGCAAATCTTAATGAATTTatggaagaggaggaagtgaAACAGAAGGTAGAAATGTGGCAG aaaGAGCTGAATTCTCGAGATGGAGCTTGGGATAGAATTTGTGCCGAGAGAGATCCTTTTGTCCTTTGCAGCTTGATGTGGTCCTGGATAGAGCAACTAAAAGAACCTGTTATAACCAAAGAGGATATTGACATGTTGTCAAAAAAATGCACAGAATTACCAGAAACTCTTAACTTACTAGAAAAG GAACAATATCAGACTATTCTTTGTATTTTCCATTGTGTAGTGAATCTGCAGACGATACCAGCTGATGTGGAGGAAGCCTTACTTACCCGGGCCATTAAAGCTTTCACTAAG ACGAGTGTggattctgaaaatggaccacaGGTTTACAATACTCTGAGAAAAGTATTTAAACAAACACTGGAAGCAAAAAGAAAGGAGGCCAAAAAAGAAACAGATAACCCCTCTTGA
- the PTPDC1 gene encoding protein tyrosine phosphatase domain-containing protein 1 isoform X1 — MEGSPRRRSAVNIFSNFFQGRRHSSSDPLLRILQRRRSSVVEVLSSSTHRVMVAISSVSPAELNATFPEKKRNSRRPTAKYTKVGERLRHVIPGHMQCSMACGGRACKYENPARWSDQEQAIKGLYSSWITDNIVAMARPSTEIIEKYNIIEQFQRCDIKTIINLQRPGEHASCGNPLEQESGFTYLPEAFMEDEIYFYNFGWKDYGVASLTTILDMVKVMAFALQEGRVAVHCHAGLGRTGVLIACYLVFATRMTADQAILFVRAKRPNSIQTRGQLVCVREFTQFLIPLRNVFACCEPKAHAVTLSQYLIRQRHLLHGYESRHLKYVPKLIHLVCKLLLDLAENRQVIEEELLDMPDLSSEIEEAVSQLDSTQLDKELTRQNSDSSEPFAHSVVENVTFETQDSVFSHEHKYDPLWKRRNVECLQPLTHSKRRLSYSDSDLRRTAFLLEQGETPWTVPAQVPLFDKLKQQNTREHFLSAGIQTPQLDLNKEALVRSTFIFWSQGKFSLNGQNSFYTRKSPKEVQRSKTFSSGFERVHNDREARTPKRSFAKEIGHRKERETNVYGRRICASEDSDNSALEEESSIGYESQDSKDLLEAVPYIVLQSELSLDARRILAAKALANLNEFMEEEEVKQKVEMWQKELNSRDGAWDRICAERDPFVLCSLMWSWIEQLKEPVITKEDIDMLSKKCTELPETLNLLEKEQYQTILCIFHCVVNLQTIPADVEEALLTRAIKAFTKTSVDSENGPQVYNTLRKVFKQTLEAKRKEAKKETDNPS; from the exons ATGGAGGGTTCACCCAGGAGGCGCTCAGCTGTGAATATTTTTAGCAACTTTTTTCAGGGTCGGAGGCATTCTTCCTCTGATCCCCTTCTCCGCATACTCCAAAGGCGCCGGAGCTCAGTTGTAGAGGTCCTCTCATCATCCACACACCGCGTTATGGTGGCCATATCATCTGTAAGCCCTGCAGAGCTGAATGCAACTTTTCCCGAGAAAAAAA GAAATTCAAGGCGTCCAACTGCAAAATATACTAAGGTAGGGGAACGCCTTCGCCATGTCATTCCTGGACATATGCAATGTTCGATGGCATGTGGTGGACGTGCTTGCAAGTATGAAAACCCAGCTCGATGGAGTGACCAAGAGCAAGCCATTAAAGGACTTTACTCTTCCTG GATAACAGATAACATAGTGGCCATGGCTCGACCCTCAACAGAAATTATTGAGAAGTATAACATTATTGAACAGTTTCAAAG GTGTGACATAAAAACAATAATTAACCTTCAGCGTCCTGGGGAGCATGCTAGCTGTGGGAATCCACTGGAACAAGAAAGTGGCTTTACCTACCTTCCTGAAGCTTTCATGGAGGATGAAA tttatttttataattttggatGGAAGGATTATGGCGTGGCATCTCTCACGACGATACTGGATATGGTAAAAGTGATGGCTTTTGCCTTGCAGGAAGGGAGGGTAGCTGTTCATTGTCATGCAGGACTTGGCCGAACAG GTGTTTTAATAGCTTGTTACTTAGTTTTTGCAACAAGAATGACTGCAGATCAAGCAATTCTTTTTGTTAGGGCAAAAAGGCCTAATTCTATTCAAACCAGAGGACAGTTAGTGTGTGTAAGAGAATTCACTCAATTTTTGATCCCTCTAAGAAATGTGTTTGCTTGCTGCGAGCCGAAAGCACATGCGGTTACTCTGTCCCAGTATCTGATCCGTCAGAGGCATCTGCTCCACGGTTATGAGAGTAGACATCTCAAGTATGTGCCAAAACTTATTCATCTAGTTTGCAAGCTGCTATTGGACTTGGCTGAAAACAGGCAAGTGATAGAGGAGGAATTGTTAGATATGCCAGATCTCTCTTCTGAAATTGAAGAGGCTGTTTCTCAGTTGGACTCTACACAGCTAGATAAAGAGTTAACAAGACAGAACAGTGACTCATCAGAGCCATTCGCCCACTCAGTAGTGGAAAATGTCACTTTTGAGACCCAGGATTCTGTTTTCTCCCATGAACACAAATATGATCCTCTTTGGAAGAGGCGGAATGTTGAATGCCTTCAGCCTTTGACTCATTCAAAAAGACGTCTAAGCTATAGTGACTCAGATTTAAGGAGAACTGCATTTCTCTTGGAACAAGGAGAAACTCCATGGACAGTGCCTGCACAAGTACCACTCTTTGACAAACTTAAGCAGCAGAACACTAGGGAACATTTTCTCTCTGCAGGCATTCAGACTCCTCAGCTGGATTTAAACAAAGAGGCCTTAGTTCGTAGTACATTTATTTTCTGGAGTCAAGGTAAATTCAGTTTAAATGGACAAAACAGTTTCTATACAAGAAAATCTCCAAAAGAAGTGCAGCGTAGTAAAACATTTTCCTCAGGTTTTGAACGTGTACACAATGACAGGGAAGCAAGAACACCAAAACGTAGTTTTGCAAAGGAAATTGGCCACAGAAAGGAGCGAGAGACTAATGTGTATGGCAGAAGAATTTGTGCATCGGAGGACTCTGATAATTCTGCTTTAGAAGAAGAATCATCTATTGGATATGAAAGTCAAGATAGTAAAGATCTATTGGAAGCAGTTCCGTACATTGTTTTGCAATCAGAATTAAGTCTGGACGCACGAAGAATTTTGGCAGCTAAAGCTCTTGCAAATCTTAATGAATTTatggaagaggaggaagtgaAACAGAAGGTAGAAATGTGGCAG aaaGAGCTGAATTCTCGAGATGGAGCTTGGGATAGAATTTGTGCCGAGAGAGATCCTTTTGTCCTTTGCAGCTTGATGTGGTCCTGGATAGAGCAACTAAAAGAACCTGTTATAACCAAAGAGGATATTGACATGTTGTCAAAAAAATGCACAGAATTACCAGAAACTCTTAACTTACTAGAAAAG GAACAATATCAGACTATTCTTTGTATTTTCCATTGTGTAGTGAATCTGCAGACGATACCAGCTGATGTGGAGGAAGCCTTACTTACCCGGGCCATTAAAGCTTTCACTAAG ACGAGTGTggattctgaaaatggaccacaGGTTTACAATACTCTGAGAAAAGTATTTAAACAAACACTGGAAGCAAAAAGAAAGGAGGCCAAAAAAGAAACAGATAACCCCTCTTGA
- the PTPDC1 gene encoding protein tyrosine phosphatase domain-containing protein 1 isoform X3, translated as MQCSMACGGRACKYENPARWSDQEQAIKGLYSSWITDNIVAMARPSTEIIEKYNIIEQFQRCDIKTIINLQRPGEHASCGNPLEQESGFTYLPEAFMEDEIYFYNFGWKDYGVASLTTILDMVKVMAFALQEGRVAVHCHAGLGRTGVLIACYLVFATRMTADQAILFVRAKRPNSIQTRGQLVCVREFTQFLIPLRNVFACCEPKAHAVTLSQYLIRQRHLLHGYESRHLKYVPKLIHLVCKLLLDLAENRQVIEEELLDMPDLSSEIEEAVSQLDSTQLDKELTRQNSDSSEPFAHSVVENVTFETQDSVFSHEHKYDPLWKRRNVECLQPLTHSKRRLSYSDSDLRRTAFLLEQGETPWTVPAQVPLFDKLKQQNTREHFLSAGIQTPQLDLNKEALVRSTFIFWSQGKFSLNGQNSFYTRKSPKEVQRSKTFSSGFERVHNDREARTPKRSFAKEIGHRKERETNVYGRRICASEDSDNSALEEESSIGYESQDSKDLLEAVPYIVLQSELSLDARRILAAKALANLNEFMEEEEVKQKVEMWQKELNSRDGAWDRICAERDPFVLCSLMWSWIEQLKEPVITKEDIDMLSKKCTELPETLNLLEKEQYQTILCIFHCVVNLQTIPADVEEALLTRAIKAFTKTSVDSENGPQVYNTLRKVFKQTLEAKRKEAKKETDNPS; from the exons ATGCAATGTTCGATGGCATGTGGTGGACGTGCTTGCAAGTATGAAAACCCAGCTCGATGGAGTGACCAAGAGCAAGCCATTAAAGGACTTTACTCTTCCTG GATAACAGATAACATAGTGGCCATGGCTCGACCCTCAACAGAAATTATTGAGAAGTATAACATTATTGAACAGTTTCAAAG GTGTGACATAAAAACAATAATTAACCTTCAGCGTCCTGGGGAGCATGCTAGCTGTGGGAATCCACTGGAACAAGAAAGTGGCTTTACCTACCTTCCTGAAGCTTTCATGGAGGATGAAA tttatttttataattttggatGGAAGGATTATGGCGTGGCATCTCTCACGACGATACTGGATATGGTAAAAGTGATGGCTTTTGCCTTGCAGGAAGGGAGGGTAGCTGTTCATTGTCATGCAGGACTTGGCCGAACAG GTGTTTTAATAGCTTGTTACTTAGTTTTTGCAACAAGAATGACTGCAGATCAAGCAATTCTTTTTGTTAGGGCAAAAAGGCCTAATTCTATTCAAACCAGAGGACAGTTAGTGTGTGTAAGAGAATTCACTCAATTTTTGATCCCTCTAAGAAATGTGTTTGCTTGCTGCGAGCCGAAAGCACATGCGGTTACTCTGTCCCAGTATCTGATCCGTCAGAGGCATCTGCTCCACGGTTATGAGAGTAGACATCTCAAGTATGTGCCAAAACTTATTCATCTAGTTTGCAAGCTGCTATTGGACTTGGCTGAAAACAGGCAAGTGATAGAGGAGGAATTGTTAGATATGCCAGATCTCTCTTCTGAAATTGAAGAGGCTGTTTCTCAGTTGGACTCTACACAGCTAGATAAAGAGTTAACAAGACAGAACAGTGACTCATCAGAGCCATTCGCCCACTCAGTAGTGGAAAATGTCACTTTTGAGACCCAGGATTCTGTTTTCTCCCATGAACACAAATATGATCCTCTTTGGAAGAGGCGGAATGTTGAATGCCTTCAGCCTTTGACTCATTCAAAAAGACGTCTAAGCTATAGTGACTCAGATTTAAGGAGAACTGCATTTCTCTTGGAACAAGGAGAAACTCCATGGACAGTGCCTGCACAAGTACCACTCTTTGACAAACTTAAGCAGCAGAACACTAGGGAACATTTTCTCTCTGCAGGCATTCAGACTCCTCAGCTGGATTTAAACAAAGAGGCCTTAGTTCGTAGTACATTTATTTTCTGGAGTCAAGGTAAATTCAGTTTAAATGGACAAAACAGTTTCTATACAAGAAAATCTCCAAAAGAAGTGCAGCGTAGTAAAACATTTTCCTCAGGTTTTGAACGTGTACACAATGACAGGGAAGCAAGAACACCAAAACGTAGTTTTGCAAAGGAAATTGGCCACAGAAAGGAGCGAGAGACTAATGTGTATGGCAGAAGAATTTGTGCATCGGAGGACTCTGATAATTCTGCTTTAGAAGAAGAATCATCTATTGGATATGAAAGTCAAGATAGTAAAGATCTATTGGAAGCAGTTCCGTACATTGTTTTGCAATCAGAATTAAGTCTGGACGCACGAAGAATTTTGGCAGCTAAAGCTCTTGCAAATCTTAATGAATTTatggaagaggaggaagtgaAACAGAAGGTAGAAATGTGGCAG aaaGAGCTGAATTCTCGAGATGGAGCTTGGGATAGAATTTGTGCCGAGAGAGATCCTTTTGTCCTTTGCAGCTTGATGTGGTCCTGGATAGAGCAACTAAAAGAACCTGTTATAACCAAAGAGGATATTGACATGTTGTCAAAAAAATGCACAGAATTACCAGAAACTCTTAACTTACTAGAAAAG GAACAATATCAGACTATTCTTTGTATTTTCCATTGTGTAGTGAATCTGCAGACGATACCAGCTGATGTGGAGGAAGCCTTACTTACCCGGGCCATTAAAGCTTTCACTAAG ACGAGTGTggattctgaaaatggaccacaGGTTTACAATACTCTGAGAAAAGTATTTAAACAAACACTGGAAGCAAAAAGAAAGGAGGCCAAAAAAGAAACAGATAACCCCTCTTGA